The DNA segment CCATTAAAATGGGTGAAGAACTCACTGATTATGCTACAATCAATGGCCACCCCCACCTCCGACAAACTGGAAGGGTTTCAACCAAACAAAAATCGCTTCTGAAACTCTCTTCAACCAAACCCCCACCTCCGGCGAACTAGAAGGATTTCAGATCGTCGTTTTGGTTTGAGAATAAGGTTAGTTCTCAGATCTAATTCTATCCCTATTTGATTTGGATATTAGGAGTTGATTTAAGtagttctattttttttattGGTACTGGATATTTAGGGTTTGTGAAGTAAGAAGAAAATGATGGTGGGCAGTTGAAGTCTCGAGAGAGATATTGAGTGGAGAGATTTAATGTGATAATGTTTATAGTGAGAGAGATGATATATAACATTTTGTATTTTTAAGATGTTttctattaaaaataaaaatagggtAAAAAGACAATTATACCCTCATGTGCTTTGGTAATAAGATCAAATTGTCCTGAGTGATTAGATTTAACTGAAAAAagtaactgggttaggcctaaaggacaaaacgtgtatgatttgaaaacataaagtacaaaactcgtcaattttaaacataaaggacagcgcctgaaaattggtataaagataaaggacaattcttgaaattcactcttatatttatttataaaaaattaGATCATTACCATAACAACATATAACATAGTTTTTATTCATATTTATAAAAGAATATGATTATTATCATTAAATACTTTAGTCAATTTTCACCCTCCAAAAATGTTTCTAAAAGCAGCTTATTGCAGTAGTAATATAGAATTAACACATTTTTTGTATTTGTACTCAATCTAATGATGAAAATGTTTGTGTGCCACCGGAGCTGACGCGTTCTAATGACCAGTACAGATTTCATGGGTTGTCAGAGTTTGAGGGGAAGAAGAGGAGTTGCCGGCGGCGACTTTCCAACCACAATGCCCACTGCCGTAAGCCGTAGCAAGAAACGATCCCCTACAACCCGAGCATTCCGTCTTCGTCATTTTACGGTACTCAAATTATCTTCAAATTAATCAACCAGTTTATTTTCACCTTATGCTTTACCACATCATAAACATATAATTTACCATTCTTTTTCATTTACAGATGGGCaagaacaattatggtttgtgtTTAACAATGTTCCTTTGAATTCTGTTTGGGAAACCACATGCAACCCACAACAAACAACACCCTTAGTAAAAGCTGAAAAACCTGAAGCTTTTCATTTTCCAGATGCTTTTACTTTCAATAGGATTACGCCGCATAAGGCCACCGCAGCCGGCGCTTTTCATCAAGGTACTGCAAATTCAGAATATTTATCTGTACTACAACAGATATCAAGCGTGGTTGACTAAAACATTATTGTATGGTTTGTTTCTTATGTAGGTACGGATGCAGAAGCACTTGATTTTACTAAAAGTGGTGCTTCCTAATTtccttttatttcatttttattgcATCTTCTCAATATGTATCATATCATATAAGGTTGTTCatgtattatatataattaatagTATGGTGCACATGATAATGTATTTATAGCTTATCGTTTTTTGAAGCACATGTTGTTTAATGTTTAGCTTCTTTTGACATATTATGGGGTGTGGCAACCTCTATTGCGACTATGGTGGACTTTCGTTTGACTCTATGACTCCGAGATCTTATTCTGTACCCCCATCCCCACCCTACTATCGGTGGTGTGGCAAGTTAAGACCTGAAACAAGTAACAATTGCAACTAAAGGATATTGTACTTGGGCTTTTTCAAGTATATTCATAATGTTTAGTACAAGCTGcaactttatttttttatatgtgGAGTTTGGCGAACTATAGTGTTTTATGAATTTGATTTCGTTCGATTTAACTTTAGATttaaatcatatatttttttaGAATATGGACTCATAGAGTTCATTGTTAGTGATATATGTGAAGTCTTAAAAGCGCTTCCCAATCGTATTGCAACTTTCTAACTGTGAATCGGGGTGTAGTTATATTTGTAGTTTTAACTTTGAATTGGGGTTTAATCGAAGAGCTTGATCTATGTCAAAACTCTGTcatgcaacaaacattgttttgtCTCGGATCAGGTGAAATGGTGTACGTAAGGCTTTTGGTGGGATTGGCTATGGAAAAGACTACCGGATTTGGATACGAAAGTAAATGAATTGGGTTTATTGATCAGCATTATACAAGAGGTGTGGATCAATCAAGGAAAATATACATGCGCGTGGGATCTGGATTCGAATGGGTTCTCGgtaaagagtataaaaatagAATTTGTGACATGCAGTAATGTTACTTTATTTGCATTATTTTTTTTGATGCACTTATGATTAATGTAATTTAAATTTTCCAACCCGTGTTAGTCAGTGGTTCTTTTTATTTTGAATaatcaaaaataagttttattttttgttttattaacaCCATTTATTCATAATTTTCGATTTATAATAATGAAATATAAATGATTTTGTCTTAATAAATGACATATATTTCGTGATATTGTATCCAAAccctttttgtttatttttcttatttttttagtttttatgtgTTATCAATTCTTATTTTGATGTTTTTCTTATAAATCACATAATTCTAAAATGGAtattacatatattatataacagATTATAATAACCAAAAACCATTGACTTGCGTACCTCAATTTTTTTTAATCCAAGAAAACATTAAAACTGAAAATATTATTCAAACATAGGAAACACTTATTATTCCGAACAAACAAGCCATAACTCAAATGTTCCAAAAGACTAATTCTCTTTATCACCAATGTTGCCAACGTAGAACATACGTTTTGAAGAAAAGGTAGGCAATGTAGCATCAACATCATTCAGTTCACTAATAGTGCGTTTGCCATTTTGATTCGTCTGCACATCAGCACTGATGTTCGATTCAATTTTAGTCGTGTTATCTTCGTCCATTGCCTCATATTCTTCTATTTTTGTGCGATACATTTCAGGAGGAAAAAATTCTTTATAAACGACTTTATATAGCGACGGGCAATCCTCCCAGAGACTTTCCTGCGTCCATAAAGTCCAAATAATTTTGAAGTAAAAAAGAACAATGTTGATAAAAAGTAATTTAAATTTGAATGTAAGTAAAAGACAACTATAATATATTACCAGATAATCTTCAGCATAGTTAACGTGTAACCACACAAATGACCATGATAATAGCCCTTCATGCCATTGTCTACATACACATTTGTACTGATCAATGGATCTAGCATTGAACCTCATTAAAATCTCAAACAATATAATATCGAAAGGAATATAAACCATTATGTAAAAACTTGAAACCTATAATTCAAGATGCTATGTGTATCCTTTATATAATAGATTAACTTGGACCtaattgaacaaaaaaaaaaaaacgaattcAAATTCATATATGGTAATTCGATTATAAATGTTAATGTAGattctttttatgttttttaatcaTAATTCAAATATTGAACAAGCATAGTGATTTAAGTCAATCGAAATTTTTTGTTTATGAATGGAAATGAGATTTTATGTTTAAGAATTGATTTGTTATTTAAGGAATTTTCTAACCAACAAAAATgttattttatatttgaaaattttccgaatttatgttttataaaagttaatTAACGCATTTATCTAAAGTAATGAATAAAACTAACCTAATAACTAAAACCGAATTATTCATTTGTCAACTATTTCAAATATAGAAATCACATATTTAAATTATTGCTAAGATATACATGGTTCAACATATTCAAAAATTCCAATATTTGCAATAACTTTGAACAAATATTTCAGTGATAATATACCATTAACATTGAATTTTCGAAAAACCTTTATATGACaattaaattttataattttcgAAATTATTGTGAAGTAATCAATTTCATATTTGATAGCGTGATTCTTATATAATACACCATAGACCCTTCTTATAAATCACTCATGCAAATAACATTTCATACAATGGTTGATCTTTCTTTTAAACTGATACTTTTCCAAATTTTAATCAAGATTGATACCAAATCAATACATTGATTCAAGTTGGTATCTAAACAATGGCGTGATGGCCTGTCATCTTCTGAATTTGCTTTCAAACGTGGCTGTTATGTTGAAGACTATCTGataatattttattgttttatactCTTTACTCAACAATACTATTAGTTTTGTTAACAACTTTTTTTTTCCGATTAATTTCATATTTATATAATCTATTTTTTTAGGAAATGCTACAAGAACAAGGTTCCTTTATTACTTCGTCTGTTTTGCTGGAATTGTGGTCGCGTCAACTCATTGAACTCTATACGTTTGATGATCAACAGTTAAGTCAGACAAATGCAAACGTTTCTGAGGAGGTGGTGATAATTGAGAATGGTCAACGTACTGTCTATCAAGTTTACGATGATGACAAGTAACAGTGTCTTTAAAATCAATATTAAAAGTATTGTTTGCGTTGTTTCTCATTTTGAAATCAATGCTACTTGGTTCTCGGTTATAAtctaaataatatatatctatttttctTCTTAGTATTAGTAATtatatggtaattgttaccactCATATTATATATATCCCACAAATTTTATAAAACGGACCATTgtaataaaactaataaaatattaatatcctTAAAAATAGAGCGACCCGTGGGTaccacgggttataacctagttattcGATATACGCATTCATTATCACCTACTAAGGGGGTTCGGAGTGGTGTTGGCAAAAGGCATCGGCACCGATGTCTTGCCCAATGCCCACCTTTTTACCGGATTACTTTACCGATTCGGGAAGAGGGATGAGAGGGGAGAGAGTGGGatgtgtggtggggtccatgcTATCTCAACtaatcacacatttttcctttaaaaaaaaatagtttagcACTTCAGTCTAATCATTGCCAACATTTTGAGCATAGTTTACTACTTTGACAtgacacactctcattggttgattttttagtttgtcaCTCTCAATTGTCTAACCGCTCCCTACACCTACACCCTAATGTTTCTAGTAACATTGGACGCCTTTGATAAACGTTGTTCAAACTCTCAAATCAAACTGTTTTTATCAGTTTGATACTTTGATCAACCTAACCGACCTAACCCTCCTTCCACTCTATTGAAATCGATAACCCTCATCCTCCGGCCACCCTATCGACGGACGTCCGTCCAATCAACGGCGGTTCAATCGACGGTATTAAGTCACCCGCCGcatccaaaaccctaacttcaaaTCGACCAAAATGGCTGAAAAATCAGAACAATCACCACCAAAAACCGAACAAGGTATGTCGTTACCCTAATTTTCACCTTATTGCATAATTAAATCCGATTATTTGTTAATAACTTTTCAATTTTCCCAATTTATACAGTGTGCAACTTTTTTAGAAAACCCTCAAAGAACAAAAACATACGAAAAAGACCTCATAACGAACAAGAAGATGATTCAACAACCGAACAAGAAGAGGAACCTTCAGTTATAATCAACAAGAAAAAGCAAATTACACCGGATAATAAACTCCACTTTGCAACAGCTCCATCAAAACGGTCAATAGTTGACCAACAACATCCAGACCCAGCAGACACAAAAGCAACAATATTCCAATTTGATTCATCAAAGGAAATCCAAGTTCAAAACGACAGTCGAGCGACCGCAACGTTAGAAACGGAGACCGATTTCTCGACGGACGCGAGAGCGATAAGGGAAAGAGTGTTGAAGCAAGCCGACGAGGCGTTAAAGCGGAAGGGTGATGCGGGTAACGGTGAGAAGTTGTATAAGGGGATTCATGGGTATACGGATTATAAAGCGGGGTTTAGGCGAGAGCAGACGGTGGCTAGTGAGAAAGCGGGTGGGTCGCATGGACCGTTGAGGGCTTCGGCTCATATTAGGGTTTCGGCGAGGTTTGATTACCAGCCGGATATTTGTAAGGATTATAAGGAGACCGGGTATTGTGGGTATGGTGATTCGTGTAAGTTTATGCATGATCGTGGGGATTATAAGTCGGGGTGGCAGATGGAGCAGGAGTGGGATGAAGCTGAGAAAGCGAGGAAGAGGAAATTGGCGATGAaaggagatgatgatgatgacgaggATGATGATCAGGAGGATGATGACGATGAGGATGGACTTCCGTTCGCTTGTTTTATCTGCAGACAGCCGTTTGTTGATCCGGTTGTGACGAAGTGCAAGCATTATTTCTGCGAACACTGCGCTTTAAAGGTAACTGTTTTACATAATGGTGCACTTGATTTTGCTGTGTGCTGGTTAAACCAATTATATTTGACGTATCGATATCGAGTTTGAAGTATATCCCATGAGTTTTCTGGTGACTGTCATTACAGTTACCAAAAAAATGTACCTTCTTTTGGCATTGTATTATATAGGAACTTAACTAATAATCATGCTGGTTTAGAACATGAATAAtttgttttaggcctgtaaatgaaTCGAACGTTCATCAACTGTTCGTGAACATGTTCGGTGAGAAGCTTGTTTGtataataaatgaacgaacatgaacgcagtttttgttcatttaactaaacggacgaacatgaacacacgttTTGTTCGTTCACTTATGTCCGTGAACgtccgtttatgttcgttcatttatgttcgtttatttactCTTGcatatgtttgttcgtttatgttcgttttaatttaaatacataagtatttatatttatataaatattaaacataaaaggaactttctactacttatataaatataactaattggtAATTGGGCTCTAGTAATAACAATGGGTTTTCCAATGGAATCTGTCCTAATTATtcactaatttatataaaaattactttatgtttgtttatgtttggtaAATTATGCTCATTTGtcttcatttatgtttgttcaagTTAGCTCATTTGTGTTGtatatttttagttaaaaaaagtaagtttgtttatgttcgtttccGTTCATAAATAGTTCGCTTAGgttttaaatgaacgaacacgaacatgaccattttcttaataaacgaacatgaacaaaaataTGTGTTCGTTTagatgttcatgttcgttcggttcatttacaggcctaatTTGTTTCATGTTACTTTTAAGGTATTCATGATTGTCTGCTAACAAGGTTTTCTTTTGGGATTTCTATTGTGCAGCATCATGCCAAGAAGAAAAAATGCTACGTGTGCAACCAGCCGACACTTGGGATATTCAACACTGCTCATGAAATTCGAAAGAGGATAGCTGCTGAGGGAAAATAGTCAACATGTAACTTTCAACCCTTCTTTGTTTTGTTTGCTGATGCATATGATGTACTTTGCTACTACTGATGCAATTTTTAGATCACTTTTGGAGTTGGTTTTTAGTTATGTGATGGATTTCAGCATTTGGGCTGTTGTTGTCTTCTTTATATTGTTACTAAAAGATTTAGGCTGGTGGatcttgtttattttgtttagCATGTCGCTTTTGGGCTGTTGTTCTCTTCCGTTATATTGTCACTACAAAGTGTAGGCTGTTGGATTTTATCTATTTTGTTAGGCATGTTGCGTTAGGAGTGAACATGTAGACCAATTAACCGAACAATAACCTAAGAACACGGCTAACGGATGGTTCAATGCTGAATATTTGGTTCAGTTTCTGGTTACAACCAACCACAAAACCAAATTAAGTAATGAACCAATCAAGTATTTTGAATTAAGGAAACCAAACTGAATATTGATTTATTTTTGAAGATTTAGCAACTAATGGATGGGATATATTGAATTTTTCTTTttgcatttaaaaaaaaaaatttagaccCAAAATCGTATTTAatttgttattatatatatattttttttgttgtgTCAAAGCCCAAACTTGTATTGAAGTATTAAACCTGCCCAATTGTGACAAGCCTAAGAAATGAAGCTCAGTAGTCTGTCAGTTAACCTAATCATAGCCGAGGCATTTTGTATATTTAACTGATAACAAAACACCAAATTAATCGAACAGACCGCTTAGGCGTATCTGATAACATAAACTGTCGGTTATGGTTCAGTTATTGGCCAATATAAACATTGCTAAAATGATTTTTATTTCTTACATGTAACACACTCCTTCTTATCAAAGCCTTATCCCTTGTAATCTTCTTAATTACAACATCAGGCTACAACACAATTCGCGTGATATGAACAGTGCTCCTAAGAGATTGAAATAATATATGAACAAACTAATCAACTATAGGGCTATTCACACTATGTTTATTAGTAAATACATAATATAATAACACAATTTACAATAATATAATTAGGTGAACAAATTTGAAGCCAAACTTCTTATGAACATCACCCCATTTAGGTTAGTTCTAGTTTCCACTCTCGCTACATAACGCATTTGATTTCACGCCACCTCTGTAGTAACCAACCTCCTTTGATCCGAAACAGTCAACTGCTTTTCTTTGACTTTTGTTTCTTGACTCCAATAATGTGGAGATTGTGAGGTCAGTAACGGCCACAACAAGTTCCTCTGTTGTTTAGGTTTCCTTATGAATGTTTTTGTGTGCTGTCTTATGATCCCGTTTACTGCCTTTAGGTAGTTGCTTGAGTCATGGTCTCTAAGGATTGTGCCATCTGAACCGTAGGCTGTCGGATGTTGTAGGGTTTCTATTGGATGTGGGGAATTTAGAAAGGCCCGAATAGCAGTTTTAGTTAAACCTCGGTTTGTATTCTCCATAACATATAACGCACTTCCAGCCGGGAGTAAAGGATGATGTGGTGATGACTTTTCATCTGGTTGGAGAATGAACATTTTTCCCAATGGTGTATATAGAATACTCTGCATGTGTCAAAGATTATATAAATGAAGTTAGTTTGATATAGAATGCATCATATGGAAACTTATGTAGTTAATATCGCCTTACCGATatgtcaaatatcggtccttgactgATATCTgattttttaccgcattaacttcTAAGAATTGGAAAGTATACTTACATTTCTATTGAGGCATGGATGAGAGCGAAAGGTACCACACAACCTTTTAAGTAATTGAGCAACATGTTTTGGGTAATTGCATGAAAACGCTCTTGGAACAATGTCTCTATGCATCATGACACAATGAACGTGGTTCTCGTCAAGGCCCAATTGATCAAGAATCTTTTGACCATTACAGAACACAAATGGTGAACCAAAGGTGACTACTGGTCTTAGAGCCGACGGTTTGACCACCTTTCTGGTCAATAACATCAAATTAACTAGTAGAGAGAGACTCCCCCCTAGAGAATGACCTGTAAACTGGAGCTTTGCTCTTTCACCATATCTGTTAAGATGTTCTTGAATATGTGGCATGAATTGCTCGTATATTCCCTTTGCCGCCTCGTAAATTCCCCTATGAACTGGCACGCCTGTTTCCTGTAACAGTTCTAATGGTTAGTTCATATGTTTTTTGACGTGATTGCTATCACGAAGGTCAGGTGGCAATACAAAATGGTCTTAACGTGCGAGGTACGCGAGTGAAaaaataacgtgcgtaattagggTTAACCCAACCCCgtgcgtaattatgcaaataaTGTGCATAATTAGGTTTTAACCTAATCCATGCGTAATTATACAAATAACGTGCGTATGTGCGTAATTCACTATTGCACCGTCACACGTTGAGGAGcaattgtacgttaaccttcccctACATACAAATGGGTCAATTTGAGTTATTCTATATCTCTTGCGAGCCAAATGTGCTGAACTAAAAGATTTAATTAAAAAGGAAACGGGTCAGTTGGGTCGAAAGTCATTCCGATAAGTATTCAGTACCACAAAACTtcctaaatcattttattaataGACCTTAGATCATTATAATAGTAATATAATTTTGCTACTGTATATCAATCATGAATATAAAAAGTGTTTGCGAGTTTGCCAAACacaacccattttgacccgttgcCCAACCCGCCGTTATTTAAGAAACGTTGTACCTCAAACTTTGTCGGTTCAAAGAAGAGATTTGCCTGCCATGATGCCACCGAATCCGAACCCTAAAATTTCCGAGAGATAAAACAGTAAGCCATTAACGACTTCATATTAGGTTCTATTAATTAGCATGTCTTAGGGGATATTCGGGTACCTGGATGACAAAACACCGAGTGTATATACTCGAATCATCACAAATAAACCACTCACAAGGGGATGAATGAAGTGACTGAAGATCCCTTGCAGCCTCCTGTTTTTCTTTCTCAGGTGCTGCAACTACTGCTGTCATAGTAGAAGCCGCCATATACGCCGCCATTTCCGAATTATAAACTCTTGAAGAAGGATCTGTGATGTCATCGTCTTCCTCAGCGAGCGGGTCGGATTCAAGGTTGATCAGTCCACCTGCTTGGGATTGTACATATGTTGCTGCCGAGGCCGCTATTTCATACGCAGAAGTACGAGTTGTATGCTTTTCGGGCCTCTGGTTGTTTGTTGAAGCAGTCACCGGTACGCTGTTCAACTCGCGTGGAATCTCTTGGGCCGACACTTTCTTCTCCAATGAAGATGTTACAAATGTCAAGTCGTAGTATCTTCTCAAGTCGTCCTCCTACAACGTTGTCATACATTTTGATCTTATTAATATCTTTTCacccattatattatattatattatattataaaagAAGGGCAACCTCTACTTTTATATTATTTTTCTTCATCATATTTACAACAATGCCATCCAACTCatgttttttctttctttttgtatttcAACCCTTCAACTTTTAGCATTGCCACTTACATCCCTTAGCTTtctaaaaactttgtaaaatatcattttgacccccctcgatttttacgtgcttatttttatgtacgttttttgttggtctacgttttgttcagaaacgagtcgggtcaaatataatacgttttcactaGGCGGTGCGGGTCAAAATACTATTttgtaaacaaaaacaaacaatgGCTTGAAACATGCGGCAACAACAACAAACAATGGCTTGGAACATGCGGCGGGTCAAAATACTATTttgtaaacaaaaacaaacaatgGCTTGGAACATACCTCAATCTCTGGAATAACATAGGCCATGTTACAAAGGAAAGCCAATTGTGAAAACTGCTTTGTATCAGACCAAGAAACTTGTTTCAACATTCCCGAGAATGTTTCCTGATTAACGATTACGTTGTCTTCATCATCGCTATAATCTACCTCACAACCCTCTCCATTTCCATCTTCATCACATCCTTTCTCTTCTCCGTTTTCACCATCGAGTtcgttattttgtttctgaaccCACCGGCTTCTAATTTCCACTAGCCTCTCAATCCAATTAGCCCGGTTTTTCTCTTCTTTCGTCATTTCAACGTCACTAACATCTGCCACTTCATCTCCCCGTTCTGTATCTGTATCTGTATCCATACCTGTGCTTGTGTCAGGATCGAATAGCAATGTCTTAAGTGAGTTTGGGATAAACGAACTCGATAGATTTAAGTTGAAAATCCCAACCGAACGGCTGTTTTTCAACTTGGGTTGATTCATCGACGCCTGAACATGATTAGCAGAATAACATAAATTGTTGTCGGAGTGTGCTCTTCGAATTCGTGCATGTTGTCTTAAGTTTTGACTTGAGATTGACCGGTTAAGGATGTTTGGGGTCGTTGGCTGGCTGGAAACGGAGATACTACTGCATACCATCATCACCAACAATAGAAGCGCGCTTCACGTTTCACGTCCAGATCGCCTAAGACATGTTTTCACTAGAatatgtttatttggtttcataaATTAAAAGATTAAAGGCATTGAACATTTTATAAAGACATAGATTAAAGGCGACAAACTGGGACCTAGGTATCAAAGACAACGTGAGTTCATTCTAGATTATACCAAAAGTGGACATGCATTCTGAGGGATGCCCGGCTTTATAATTAGTATTGATGCTATAATACTTATAATAGTAATATAAACACGGCACAGCATCTTATCTAGGACTTTCGTGTATGAAATTTTGTTTTGGGTTGGGTTGCACACGTCATTTATAAACTTTGACAGGACTGTGTCAACCGGTAGAAACTAATATTCAGGACTTCAGGTACGAGGAATTACTCACCAATGATCATGCCACGtcagataataataataatccatGGAGCGTACTTGTTTAATTGGTGGTTGGTAACAACACAATTAAGATGAGGGTGTTCAATATTAGGAGGGTGTAAGGGGTGCACCCAAACCGTTTTAAAAAAACATGATTGGTTGAAAGATGCTAGGCCCTACCCCTCTCCCAACGGTCATAATCAATCCACCATCCATCTCCCCGCATGCGGCATACAGTCCCCGCATTTAGCCTCCCCCGCGCGGCAAAAGATGTTGGCGCCAGTGTTCCCT comes from the Helianthus annuus cultivar XRQ/B chromosome 4, HanXRQr2.0-SUNRISE, whole genome shotgun sequence genome and includes:
- the LOC110937540 gene encoding zinc finger CCCH domain-containing protein 1 translates to MAEKSEQSPPKTEQVCNFFRKPSKNKNIRKRPHNEQEDDSTTEQEEEPSVIINKKKQITPDNKLHFATAPSKRSIVDQQHPDPADTKATIFQFDSSKEIQVQNDSRATATLETETDFSTDARAIRERVLKQADEALKRKGDAGNGEKLYKGIHGYTDYKAGFRREQTVASEKAGGSHGPLRASAHIRVSARFDYQPDICKDYKETGYCGYGDSCKFMHDRGDYKSGWQMEQEWDEAEKARKRKLAMKGDDDDDEDDDQEDDDDEDGLPFACFICRQPFVDPVVTKCKHYFCEHCALKHHAKKKKCYVCNQPTLGIFNTAHEIRKRIAAEGK
- the LOC110937539 gene encoding phospholipase A1 PLIP1, chloroplastic, which translates into the protein MMVCSSISVSSQPTTPNILNRSISSQNLRQHARIRRAHSDNNLCYSANHVQASMNQPKLKNSRSVGIFNLNLSSSFIPNSLKTLLFDPDTSTGMDTDTDTERGDEVADVSDVEMTKEEKNRANWIERLVEIRSRWVQKQNNELDGENGEEKGCDEDGNGEGCEVDYSDDEDNVIVNQETFSGMLKQVSWSDTKQFSQLAFLCNMAYVIPEIEEDDLRRYYDLTFVTSSLEKKVSAQEIPRELNSVPVTASTNNQRPEKHTTRTSAYEIAASAATYVQSQAGGLINLESDPLAEEDDDITDPSSRVYNSEMAAYMAASTMTAVVAAPEKEKQEAARDLQSLHSSPCEWFICDDSSIYTRCFVIQGSDSVASWQANLFFEPTKFEETGVPVHRGIYEAAKGIYEQFMPHIQEHLNRYGERAKLQFTGHSLGGSLSLLVNLMLLTRKVVKPSALRPVVTFGSPFVFCNGQKILDQLGLDENHVHCVMMHRDIVPRAFSCNYPKHVAQLLKRLCGTFRSHPCLNRNSILYTPLGKMFILQPDEKSSPHHPLLPAGSALYVMENTNRGLTKTAIRAFLNSPHPIETLQHPTAYGSDGTILRDHDSSNYLKAVNGIIRQHTKTFIRKPKQQRNLLWPLLTSQSPHYWSQETKVKEKQLTVSDQRRLVTTEVA